From the genome of Cognaticolwellia beringensis, one region includes:
- the ubiG gene encoding bifunctional 2-polyprenyl-6-hydroxyphenol methylase/3-demethylubiquinol 3-O-methyltransferase UbiG, translating to MSNPLNVNPDEIAKFEQVASQWWELDGDFKPLHQINPLRRQFICQHVGDIFAKKVIDVGCGGGILAESLAQLGAEVTGIDMGQEPLNVAKLHALETGVSVDYQKITAEEKAQQQAQHYDVVTCMEMLEHVPDPESIVSACAQMVKPGGFVFFSTLNKSLKAYLLAIVAAEKIFKLVPNGTHDHNSFIRPSTLIAWAESFDLKCIDAAGIHYNPLTENHKLTSSLDVNYILCCQRV from the coding sequence ATGTCTAACCCTTTAAATGTTAATCCCGACGAAATTGCTAAATTTGAACAAGTAGCCAGCCAATGGTGGGAACTTGACGGTGATTTTAAGCCCTTACATCAAATTAACCCTTTACGCCGACAGTTTATTTGTCAGCATGTTGGCGATATCTTTGCTAAAAAAGTAATCGATGTGGGTTGCGGTGGCGGTATTTTAGCCGAAAGCCTAGCACAACTTGGCGCAGAAGTTACCGGGATTGATATGGGGCAAGAGCCCTTAAATGTTGCCAAACTGCATGCTTTAGAAACAGGTGTTAGCGTTGATTATCAAAAAATTACCGCCGAAGAGAAAGCGCAGCAGCAAGCACAACATTATGATGTAGTCACTTGTATGGAAATGTTAGAACATGTGCCTGATCCTGAGTCAATCGTCAGTGCCTGTGCACAAATGGTTAAGCCTGGTGGTTTCGTTTTTTTCTCAACACTAAATAAATCATTAAAAGCTTACTTATTAGCCATTGTAGCGGCCGAAAAAATATTCAAACTCGTACCCAATGGCACACATGATCACAACAGCTTCATTCGTCCATCTACATTAATAGCGTGGGCTGAGTCGTTCGATTTAAAATGTATCGATGCCGCCGGTATTCATTATAACCCGTTGACTGAAAATCATAAGTTGACCTCATCGCTTGATGTGAACTATATCCTGTGTTGCCAACGCGTTTAA
- the gyrA gene encoding DNA topoisomerase (ATP-hydrolyzing) subunit A, whose product MTDLANNIAPVNIEDELKSSYLDYAMSVIVGRALPDVRDGLKPVHRRVLFAMNVLGNDFNKPYKKSARVVGDVIGKYHPHGDTAVYDTIVRMAQDFSLRYMLVDGQGNFGSVDGDSAAAMRYTEIRMSKIAHSILADLDKETVDYVANYDGTEMIPAVMPTRIPNLLVNGTSGIAVGMATNIPPHNLTEVINGCLAVIENSDITFEELLEFIPGPDFPTAGIISGRAGIQEAYLTGRGKIKIRARARIEVDEKSGKETIVVFELPYQVNKARLIEKMADLVKEKRLEGISALRDESDKDGMRMVIEVKRGEVGEVILNNLYKLTQMQVSFGLNMVALTNGQPKLFNLREMLDAFILHRREVVTRRTIFELRKARERAHLLEGLSIALSNIDPIIALIKNSPTPSEAKEQLLAQGWDLGLVSDMLAAAGDDAARPEWVEEEFGIRDGLYFLTPPQAQAILDLRLHKLTGLEHEKIISEYKALLDVIAELLYILATPSRLMEVIREELEAIRDEFGDERRTEITNASHDLSMEDLITEEDVVVTLSHEGYVKYQILSDYQAQRRGGKGKAATKMKEEDFIERLLIANTHDTILCFSDRGKLYWLKVFQLPLASRTARGRPIVNILPLEEGERITAILPVREYAEDKFIIMATASGTVKKTALTAYKNQRANGIIALNLRDDDTLIGVDITDGENDIMLFSDAGKVVRFNEKKRDSETGEIKVDPETGEQLWALKPIGRTGTGVRGIKLEGDQKVVSLIVPKNDGPILTITENGYGKRTALEEYPAKSRATKGVVSIKVSERNGPVVGAVQVEEQDEIMLITDNGTLVRTRVGEVSVIGRNTQGVRIIRTIEGEHVVALQRIDEIEEVEVFEEDENGEPVPTLAAVEGEQVDTPETDESEGDDTPLDNDDTQE is encoded by the coding sequence ATGACCGATTTGGCGAATAATATTGCTCCTGTCAATATTGAGGATGAGCTAAAAAGCTCCTATTTAGATTACGCAATGAGTGTAATCGTAGGTCGTGCATTACCAGATGTGCGTGATGGCTTAAAGCCAGTGCATCGTCGCGTACTTTTTGCGATGAACGTGTTAGGCAACGATTTCAACAAGCCGTACAAAAAGTCTGCACGTGTTGTTGGTGATGTTATCGGTAAGTATCACCCACATGGTGATACCGCTGTTTATGACACAATTGTTCGTATGGCGCAGGATTTTTCATTACGCTATATGCTTGTAGATGGCCAAGGTAACTTCGGTTCTGTTGATGGTGATTCAGCGGCTGCAATGCGTTATACCGAAATTAGAATGTCGAAAATTGCACATTCTATTTTGGCTGATTTAGATAAAGAAACGGTTGATTACGTTGCCAACTACGACGGCACGGAAATGATACCAGCCGTTATGCCAACGCGCATTCCTAACTTACTGGTTAATGGTACTTCAGGTATCGCGGTAGGTATGGCAACAAATATTCCGCCTCATAACCTCACTGAAGTTATCAATGGTTGTTTAGCTGTTATTGAAAATAGCGATATCACTTTTGAAGAATTATTAGAGTTTATACCAGGACCTGATTTCCCAACTGCGGGTATTATCAGTGGTCGAGCGGGTATTCAAGAAGCTTACCTTACCGGTCGTGGTAAAATTAAGATTCGTGCTAGAGCTAGAATCGAAGTCGATGAAAAATCGGGTAAAGAAACGATTGTTGTGTTCGAATTACCTTATCAAGTTAACAAGGCTCGTTTGATTGAGAAAATGGCTGACTTGGTAAAAGAAAAACGCTTAGAAGGTATTTCTGCCTTACGTGATGAGTCTGATAAAGACGGTATGCGTATGGTAATCGAAGTGAAACGTGGTGAAGTAGGCGAAGTTATTTTAAATAACTTATATAAGCTTACTCAAATGCAAGTTTCATTTGGTTTGAATATGGTGGCATTGACCAACGGTCAGCCTAAATTATTCAACTTACGAGAAATGCTCGATGCCTTTATTTTACATCGTCGTGAAGTTGTAACACGTAGAACCATCTTTGAATTGCGCAAAGCACGTGAACGCGCACATTTACTTGAAGGTTTGTCGATTGCACTTTCTAACATTGACCCAATAATTGCTCTCATTAAGAACTCACCGACACCTAGTGAAGCAAAAGAGCAATTATTAGCACAGGGCTGGGACTTAGGTCTTGTTTCTGACATGTTAGCTGCTGCGGGTGACGACGCTGCACGCCCTGAATGGGTTGAAGAAGAATTTGGTATTCGTGATGGTCTGTATTTCTTAACGCCACCACAAGCACAAGCCATTCTAGACTTACGCTTACATAAGTTAACGGGTCTAGAACACGAAAAAATTATCAGTGAATATAAAGCCTTATTAGATGTGATTGCAGAATTACTTTATATTTTGGCAACGCCTTCTCGATTAATGGAAGTTATTCGTGAAGAGCTTGAAGCGATTCGTGATGAGTTTGGTGATGAGCGTCGTACTGAAATTACTAATGCTTCACATGACTTATCGATGGAAGACTTGATCACTGAAGAAGACGTGGTGGTTACGCTTTCACATGAAGGTTATGTTAAGTATCAAATATTAAGCGATTACCAAGCGCAACGTCGCGGTGGTAAAGGTAAAGCAGCAACTAAGATGAAAGAAGAAGATTTCATTGAACGTTTATTGATTGCTAATACCCATGATACTATTTTATGTTTCTCAGATCGCGGTAAGCTTTACTGGTTGAAGGTATTCCAATTACCATTAGCAAGTCGTACAGCACGTGGTCGTCCAATTGTGAATATTCTGCCGCTTGAAGAAGGCGAGCGTATTACAGCAATTCTGCCAGTACGTGAATATGCAGAAGATAAATTTATTATCATGGCTACTGCCTCTGGTACCGTGAAGAAAACTGCGTTGACAGCATATAAAAACCAACGTGCCAACGGTATTATTGCTTTGAACTTACGTGATGACGATACCTTAATTGGTGTTGATATTACCGATGGTGAGAATGATATTATGTTGTTCTCTGACGCGGGTAAAGTTGTACGCTTTAACGAGAAAAAACGTGACAGCGAAACCGGTGAGATAAAGGTTGATCCTGAAACTGGCGAACAACTATGGGCATTAAAACCTATTGGTCGTACTGGTACAGGTGTTCGTGGTATTAAGTTAGAGGGCGATCAAAAAGTTGTGTCTTTAATTGTACCGAAAAACGATGGCCCGATATTGACCATTACTGAAAATGGCTATGGTAAGCGTACTGCTTTGGAAGAATACCCTGCGAAAAGTCGAGCGACTAAAGGTGTTGTTTCAATTAAAGTCAGTGAGCGTAACGGCCCAGTAGTTGGCGCAGTACAAGTTGAAGAACAAGACGAAATAATGTTGATCACAGACAACGGTACATTAGTGCGTACCCGTGTTGGTGAAGTCAGTGTTATTGGTCGTAATACTCAAGGTGTTCGTATTATTCGTACGATTGAAGGCGAACATGTTGTTGCCTTACAACGTATCGATGAAATAGAAGAAGTTGAAGTATTTGAAGAAGATGAGAATGGCGAGCCAGTGCCAACACTTGCAGCAGTTGAGGGTGAACAAGTAGATACACCTGAAACTGATGAGAGTGAAGGCGATGACACTCCACTCGATAATGACGATACTCAAGAGTAA
- the aroA gene encoding 3-phosphoshikimate 1-carboxyvinyltransferase: MEQLTLNPIAKINGEVFLPGSKSLSNRALLIAALANGETKITNLLVSDDINYMLGALKTLGIQYTLSDCGTECTVTGNNGFFNANESLELYLGNAGTAMRPLCAALAASKGDFVLTGEPRMKERPIGHLVDALAQLNADIEYLENKDFPPVKIKGKELTGSTVSIDGSISSQFLTAILMVSPLLKTDTNINIEGELVSKPYIDITLDIMARFGVTVQNNDYQSFTVKGNQSYQAVEKYMVEGDASSASYFLAAGAIKGGEITVHGVGKLSVQGDKHFADVLEKMGAEVIWNDESITVIGKPLTAVDMDMNHIPDAAMTIATTALFAKGTTTIRNIYNWRVKETDRLTAMATELRKVGAEVVEGEDYISITPPAVLKHANIDTYNDHRVAMCFSLVALSDTPVTINDPKCTAKTFPDYFEKLSTVSLFK; the protein is encoded by the coding sequence ATGGAGCAACTAACCTTAAATCCAATCGCTAAAATAAATGGTGAAGTATTTCTACCGGGTTCAAAGAGCTTGTCTAATCGTGCATTGCTAATAGCAGCGCTTGCAAATGGTGAAACTAAAATCACTAATCTGCTCGTCAGTGATGACATCAACTATATGTTAGGTGCATTAAAAACCTTGGGTATTCAATATACTTTAAGTGATTGTGGCACAGAGTGTACCGTTACTGGCAACAACGGCTTTTTTAATGCCAATGAATCGTTAGAGTTATACCTAGGCAATGCCGGTACCGCGATGCGTCCGTTATGTGCTGCACTTGCTGCGAGTAAAGGCGACTTTGTTTTAACCGGTGAGCCAAGAATGAAAGAAAGACCCATTGGTCACTTGGTAGATGCATTAGCTCAGCTCAATGCCGATATTGAATATTTGGAAAACAAAGACTTTCCACCCGTCAAAATTAAGGGCAAAGAGCTAACCGGCAGTACAGTCAGTATTGATGGTTCAATTTCAAGTCAGTTTTTAACCGCGATTTTGATGGTGTCACCATTACTAAAAACTGATACTAACATCAATATTGAAGGTGAATTAGTCTCAAAGCCTTACATTGATATAACGCTAGATATTATGGCTAGGTTTGGCGTAACAGTACAAAACAACGATTATCAGTCGTTTACCGTAAAAGGTAATCAGTCTTATCAAGCGGTTGAAAAATATATGGTAGAAGGTGATGCATCATCAGCATCATATTTCTTAGCGGCTGGTGCAATTAAAGGCGGTGAGATTACGGTACACGGCGTAGGTAAATTAAGTGTTCAAGGCGATAAACATTTTGCTGATGTGCTTGAAAAAATGGGTGCAGAAGTTATTTGGAACGATGAGTCAATAACCGTTATTGGTAAACCGCTTACTGCGGTGGATATGGATATGAACCATATACCTGATGCGGCGATGACCATTGCGACAACGGCACTCTTCGCCAAAGGCACCACCACGATTCGAAATATCTACAATTGGCGTGTAAAAGAAACCGACCGCTTAACCGCAATGGCAACGGAGTTAAGAAAAGTAGGCGCTGAAGTAGTAGAAGGTGAAGACTATATTTCGATAACACCACCTGCAGTTTTGAAACATGCAAACATTGATACTTATAATGATCACCGAGTTGCCATGTGTTTTTCACTTGTCGCATTAAGTGATACACCAGTAACGATTAATGATCCAAAGTGTACGGCTAAAACATTTCCTGACTATTTTGAAAAGTTATCGACGGT
- the serC gene encoding 3-phosphoserine/phosphohydroxythreonine transaminase, producing MSSVYNFCAGPAMLPVDVMKKAQSEFLNFAGTGSSVMELSHRSKEFIAVAENAEANLRKLMTIPENYKVLFCHGGGRGQFSAVALNLLGETKYADYIVTGAWSKSAAEEASHYGNINIINVMDNIDGTQRVKPSIEWPISQNAAYVHYCPNETVDGIEIFDVPNTGDIPLIADMSSTILSREFDVRKFGLIYAGAQKNIGPSGLTLVIVREDLLGNAHIDTPSIMNYQVLAENGSMYNTPPTYAWYLAGLVFDWLLAKGGVSAIADINQQKAQLLYQYIDQSTFYKNTIAPENRSLMNIPFWLIDDSLSADFVKQAEAQGLTALKGHRMVGGMRASIYNAMPIEGVQALIDFMKKFAAEAK from the coding sequence ATGTCTAGTGTTTACAATTTTTGCGCAGGTCCAGCCATGTTACCTGTTGATGTAATGAAAAAAGCACAAAGTGAATTTTTAAATTTTGCCGGAACTGGTAGCTCTGTGATGGAACTGAGTCATAGAAGTAAAGAATTTATTGCTGTGGCTGAAAACGCTGAAGCAAATCTGCGTAAGCTGATGACTATTCCTGAAAATTATAAAGTGTTATTTTGTCATGGTGGGGGGCGCGGTCAGTTTTCTGCTGTAGCTTTAAACTTGCTGGGTGAAACAAAATACGCGGATTATATCGTCACAGGAGCTTGGTCTAAATCTGCTGCCGAAGAAGCTAGTCATTACGGCAATATAAATATTATCAATGTAATGGACAATATCGACGGCACCCAACGAGTTAAACCAAGTATCGAGTGGCCAATTAGCCAAAACGCAGCTTATGTGCACTATTGTCCTAATGAAACCGTAGATGGTATCGAGATATTCGACGTGCCAAATACTGGTGATATCCCATTAATTGCTGACATGTCATCAACTATTCTATCTCGTGAATTTGATGTCAGAAAATTTGGTTTGATTTACGCAGGAGCCCAAAAAAATATTGGTCCGTCAGGTTTAACTTTAGTTATCGTGCGCGAAGACCTGCTGGGCAATGCTCATATAGATACACCATCAATTATGAATTATCAGGTGCTGGCAGAAAATGGCTCAATGTATAATACCCCACCTACCTATGCGTGGTATTTAGCAGGGCTAGTGTTCGACTGGTTACTCGCTAAAGGTGGTGTTAGTGCTATAGCGGATATTAATCAGCAAAAAGCTCAGTTGCTTTATCAATATATTGATCAAAGTACTTTTTATAAGAACACTATAGCACCAGAAAATAGAAGCTTGATGAATATACCTTTTTGGTTAATCGATGACAGTTTGTCTGCTGATTTTGTTAAGCAGGCTGAAGCTCAAGGCTTAACAGCGCTTAAAGGTCATCGTATGGTGGGCGGAATGCGCGCGAGTATCTATAACGCGATGCCGATAGAGGGCGTACAAGCGTTGATAGATTTTATGAAAAAATTTGCAGCAGAGGCTAAATAA